The window GGCGGGCGTGCTGGACATCAATTCCTCAAAGAAAGCCGGGCGCTTCGTTCGCTTTTGCGACGCTTTCGAAATTCCTATCGTCACCTTCGTCGATGTGCCGGGCTTCCTGCCGGGCACCGCGCAGGAGCATTCGGGCATCATCAAGCATGGCGCCAAGCTGCTCTTCGCTTACGCCGAAGCGACCGTTCCGAAGATCACCGTCATCACGCGCAAGGCCTATGGCGGCGCCTACGACGTTATGTCCTCCAAGCATCTGCGCGGCGACCTCAACTATGCATGGCCGACTGCCGAGATCGCGGTGATGGGAGCCAAGGGCGCGGTCGAGATCATCTTCCGCGGCAAGACATCCGAAGAGATCGCGGATCGCACGAAGGAATATGAGGACCGCTTCGCCAACCCGTTCGTCGCAGCGAGCAAGGGCTTCATCGACGAAGTGATCCAGCCGCATTCGACCCGCAAGCGGATTGCCCTGGGCCTGCGCAAGCTGCGCAACAAGGCGCTGGAAAATCCGTGGAAGAAGCACGACAACATTCCCCTTTGAGGAGAAGGCAGCCATGAAACTCGGCCGTCTCAACCATATTGGCGTCGCGACGCCTTCGCTGGAATCCAGCATCGCCTATTATCGCGACGTGATGGGCGCGACGATCACGCATCAGCCTTTCGACCTGCCTGCGCAGGGCGTGAAAGTGTGTTTCGTCGATACTCCCGGTGAAAATGGCACTGCGGGCACGCAGATCGAACTGATCGAGCCTTTGGGCGAGAACAGCCCGATCCATGGCTTCATCGCCAAGAACCCGGCGGGCGGACAGCATCATATGTGCTATGAAGTGCCCGACATTCATGTGGCCAAGGCGTGGTTTGAAGGCTTGGGCAAGAAGGTGCTCGGCGAACCGCGCATCGGGGCGCATGGCACGTTGATCTTCTTCGTGCACCCTAAGGACATGAATGGGGTGCTCACCGAAATCATGGAAACGCCGAAAGAGGGCGCACATTGATATGACCGAGAAGCCGACGCTGGATCAGTGGGCCGCCGCCGCCGCCAAGGAAGTGAAGGGCAAGGATCTCAACTGGGAAACCCCGGAGGGGATTACCGTCAAGCCGCTATATACGGCCGAGGATGTGACCGTCGATCCCGGCCTGCCCGGCTTCGCACCTTTTACGCGCGGCGTTAGGGCGTCCATGTATGCGGGCCGCCCCTGGACCATCCGGCAATATGCAGGTTTCTCCACCGCCGAAGAGTCGAACGCCTTCTATCGCCGCAACCTGGCTGCGGGGCAGAAGGGGCTGAGCGTTGCTTTCGACCTTGCCACCCATCGCGGCTATGACAGCGATCATCCGCGCGTGGTCGGCGACGTCGGCAAGGCAGGCGTGGCGATCGACACGATCGAGGACATGAAGATCCTGTTCGACGGTATTCCGCTCGATCAGATGTCGGTTTCCATGACCATGAACGGCGCGGTCATCCCCATCCTCGCCTTCTTCATCGTTGCGGGCGAAGAGCAGGGGGTTGATCGCAAGCTGCTCGATGGGACCATTCAGAACGACATCCTGAAGGAGTTCATGGTCCGTAACACCTATATCTACCCGCCTGAACCGAGCATGCGGATCATCTCCGACATTTTCGGCTATACCAGCCGCGAGATGCCCAAGTTCAACAGCATCTCCATTTCCGGCTATCATATGCAGGAAGCCGGCGCGACGCAGGTGCAGGAACTGGCTTTCACCATTGCCGATGGCATGGAGTATGTGAAGTACGGCGTGGCCTCGGGCCTCGACATCGACAAGTTCGCCGGGCGTCTGAGCTTCTTTTTCGCGATCGGCATGAATTTCTTCATGGAAATTGCAAAGCTGCGCGCGGCCCGCGTGCTGTGGCATCGGGCCATGACGAAGCTGGGTGCGCAGGACGAGCGGTCCAAGATGTTGCGGACGCACTGTCAGACTTCGGGCGTGTCGCTGACGGAGCAGGATCCGTACAACAATGTCATGCGCACGACGATCGAGGCGATGGCCGCGATGCTGGGCGGCACGCAGTCGCTGCACACCAACGCGCTGGACGAGGCAATTGCCCTTCCGACCGACTTTTCTGCTCGCATCGCGCGTAACACGCAGATCGTCATCCAGGAAGAGACCGGGATGACCAAGGTGGTCGATCCGCTCGGCGGCTCTTACTATGTCGAGGCGCTGACCCAGCAGCTGGTCGATGCCGCGCAGGAAATCATCGACCGGGTCGAGTCTGAAGGCGGCATGGCCAAGGCTGTGGCGGCGGGATGGCCCAAGGCGATGATCGAGACGGCGGCGGCTGCTCGTCAGGCGCGCGTCGATAGGGGCGATGACGTCATCGTCGGCGTCAACAAATACCGGCTCGCCAACGAAGACCTGCTGGAAACGCTGGAAGTCGATAACAGCAAGGTTCGTGAAGCGCAGATCACCCGTATCAACCGGGTCAAGGCGGAGCGGGACGAGGAAGCCTGCGAGGCCGCGCTGGAAGCGCTGCGCAAGGCCGCTGCCGGTCCGCAGTCTATCGAGAATAATCTGCTCGCCCATGCCGTCGAAGCCGCGCGGGCGCGGGCGACGCTGGGCGAAATCTCCTCTGCGATGGAGGCCAGCTTCGATCGCTATGGCACCGTGCCGACGCCGGTGAAGGGCGTCTATGCGGAGCCTTATGCGCAGGATAGCCGCTGGAAACAGGTTCTTGACGGTGTGCAGGCCGTCGAGCGGCGCCTCGGCCGCAAGCCGAAATTGCTCATCGCCAAGATGGGACAGGACGGCCACGACCGGGGCGCCAATGTTATTGCATCCGCTTTTGGCGACATGGGTTTCGACGTCGTGTCGGGGCCGTTGTTCCAAACACCGGAGGAAACGGTGGTGCTGGCGCTTGATAGCGGCGTTGACGTCGTCGGCGCGTCCAGCCTTGCGGCGGGGCACAAGACGCTCATCCCCGAACTTATCAAGCAGCTTCGGGAGAAGGGGCGCAGCGACATCAAGGTGATCGCCGGCGGGGTCATTCCCCCGCAGGATTATGACTTCCTTCGTGACGCGGGCGTGCAGGGCATTTATGGACCGGGCTCCAATGTCGTGGAGTGCGCCGCCGATGTGCTGCGCCTCCTCGGCCACAACATGCCCCCGGCGGGGCTGGAGGAAGCCGCTTGAACCAGATCACTCCCCGCACCGACTGGACCCGCGACGAGATCGCCGCGCTGTTCGACCTGCCCTTCAACGACCTGATGTTCGAGGCGCAGTCGATCCATCGTGCGAATTTCCCGCGCAATGAGGTACAGCTTTCGACGCTGCTGTCGATCAAGACCGGCGGCTGTCCAGAGGATTGCGGCTATTGCAGTCAATCCACTGAGGCGGAAAGCGGCCTGAAAGCCACCAAGCTGATGGACGTTCAGGCCGTGCTTCAGGCGGCGGCGCAGGCGAAGGATCATGGGTCCGGCCGGTTCTGCATGGGTGCTGCGTGGCGCAATCCCAAGGAAAGGGACATGCCCAAGCTCATCGAAATGGTGAAGGGCGTGCGCCAGATGGGCATGGAAACCTGCATGACGCTGGGGATGCTCTCGTCCGATCAGGCCAAGCAGTTGGCGGATGCCGGGCTCGATTATTACAATCACAATATCGACACCTCGCCGGAAAATTACGCCAACGTCATCACCACCCGGACCTTCGAGGACCGGATCGAAACGCTGGAAAATGTCCGTGACGCCGGCATCAACGTGTGTTGCGGCGGGATCGTGGGCATGGGTGAGACGCGCTCGGATCGCATCGGTTTCCTGCACGCGCTCGCCACCATGCCGCATCCCGAAAGCGTGCCGATCAATGCACTTGTACCTGTGGCCGGGACCGTGCTGGGCGACATGCTCAAGGACACGCCACTCGCCAAGATCGACGAGGTGGAGTTTGTCCGCACCGTCGCGGTGGCGCGGATCGTCATGCCGCAGTCGATGGTGCGCCTCTCGGCGGGTCGCGAAAGCATGAGCGAGGCGTGCCAGGCGCTCTGCTTCATGGCGGGCGCGAACAGCATCTTCACCGGCGACAAGCTGCTGACGGCCGCGAATGCCGGGGACGATAAGGACGCCGCACTGCTGGCGAAGCTGGGTATGACCGCAATGCAGGCCCAGCCGCACGGGCATCTGGAGGCAGCTGAATGAAATTCGGCCGAACGATGGCGGTGACCGCTGTCGTTCTGGCCTAGATCTTCTGGGGTTTATTCGCACCGGGCGCTTTCATGCACGGCGATTGGACCGAACCACAACCTCCGTTCGCCCTGAGTTTGTCTAAGGGCTGCAATTCTTCGAAGGAAGGACGGGGCTTCGACAAACTCAGCCCGAACGGGGTGAGAGGAACTGAATAAGGACTGGGGCAAGGACAGATAATGGCAATCACCAAGATCCTGATCGCGAACCGTGGCGAAATTGCGTGTCGTGTCATGCGCACGGCCAAGAAGATGGGTATCAAGACCGTGGCGGTCTATTCCGATGCTGACGCGCGCGCGCCGCATGTTCTGATGGCTGATGAAGCCGTCCATATCGGCCCGTCCCCTGCAGCGCAGTCCTATCTGATCGCCGACAAGATCATCCAGGCGTGCAAGGACACGGGCGCCGATGCCGTGCATCCGGGCTACGGCTTCCTTTCCGAGCGCGAGAGCTTCCGCAAGGCGCTGGACGCCGAGGGCATCATCTTCGTCGGCCCCCCGGCCAACGCCATCGCCGCGATGGGCGACAAGATTGAATCCAAGAAGCTGGCCAAGGAAGCGGGCGTTAATGTCGTGCCCGGCTATGTCGGCGTGATCGAGGACACCGAACATGCTGTCCGCATCTCCAACGAGATCGGCTATCCGGTGATGATGAAGGCTTCGGCCGGCGGTGGCGGCAAGGGCATGCGCCTCGCCTATTCCGAGCAGGACGTACGCGAAGGCTTCGAGGCGACCAAGCGTGAGGGCCTGAACAGCTTCGGCGATGACCGCGTGTTTATCGAGAAGTTCATCGAAAGCCCGCGCCACATCGAAATCCAGATCCTGGGCGACCAGCATGGCAACATCGTCTATCTGAACGAGCGGGAATGTTCGATCCAGCGCCGCCACCAGAAGGTGGTCGAGGAAGCGCCTTCACCCTTCGTTTCCCCTGAAATGCGCAAGAAGATGGGCGAGCAATGCGTCGCCCTGGCGCGCGCGGTCGGTTATTTCAGCGCCGGCACCGTCGAACTGATCGTGTCGGGCGCGGACAAGACCGGCGACGGCTTCTACTTCCTGGAAATGAACACGCGTTTGCAGGTGGAGCATCCGGTCACGGAAGAAATCACGGGCCTCGATCTGGTCGAACAGATGATCCGCGTTGCGAATGGCGAGGAACTGGGCTTCCGCCAGGAAGATGTGAAGATCAATGGCTGGTCGGTCGAGAACCGGGTCTATGCCGAAGACCCCTATCGGGGGTTTCTGCCATCGACGGGCCGCTTGATCCGCTACAACCCGCCCGAAGAGGGTACGGATGCGACTGGCGCGAAGATCCGCGTCGATGACGGCGTGACCGAGGGCGGCGAGGTCAGCATGTTCTATGACCCGATGATCGCCAAGCTGATCACCTGGGCCCCGACCCGTCTCGAAGCGATCGACAAGCAGATCGAGGCGCTCGACAAGTTCGAGATCGAAGGCCCGGGCCACAATATCGATTTCGTGTCCGCACTGATGCAGCATGAGCGGTTCCGTTCGGGCAACATCACCACCGGCTTCATCGCCGAGGAATATCCCGATGGTTTCACCGGTGCTCCGGCGTCAGAGACTTTGCTGAAGCGCCTGTCGGCGGTCGGGGCCTTCGCCGCAATGGCGCAGGCCGACCGTGCGCGTCGCATCGACGGACAGCTTGGCAAGAGGCTGAAAGCGCCTACCGGTTGGCAGGTTAAGATTGGCGACACAGTGCATGACGTTATCATCAACGGGGATGACGTCACGGTCGATGGCGATCCGATCGACATGGCGCTGGAATATACGCCCGGAGATCGTCTGATCGAGGCGGAGTTTGGCGAAGAGGAACTGGCGGTGAAGATCACGCCCGTCCGTTCGGGATTTGTCCTGACCGCGCATGGCGCCAGCCACAAGCTGCGCATCCTGCCTGCTCATGCCGCGCCGCATGCCAAGCATATGATCGAAAAGATCCCGCCCGATCTGTCGCGCTTCCTGATCTGCCCGATGCCCGGCTTGCTGGTGGCGTTGCATGTCGAGGCAGGCGACAAGGTTGAAGCGGGCCAGCCTCTCGCCGTAATCGAGGCGATGAAGATGGAAAACATCCTGCGCGCGCAAAAGGCCGGCGTTGTGAAAAACGTGTCTGCGGCCCAGGGCGAAAGCCTGCCGGTCGATGCGATTATTCTGGAAATGGAATGACGGCGTGGGCGAAGCAGCGGCTTGAGATACGCCAGCAGCTTTCGCTTCGCCTGACACCCGCATGATGACGGGATCATGATTTGCCATGATCCCGTCTCTAGCACCAGGCACATTGTCGCTCGCGCAAGCTGCAGGCACCGTTGCTGTGCCTCTGCTATGTTGCTGACCAGCTGGGCGCCCGACTGATCGCCGACAGTATGTAGCACTCGAGATATTCACGGTAGCAATGCTTGCTCCCGCCTCCTGCTTCTCTAAAGATCGCCTGACGGCAGTTCGAAAGGGGGGCGCAATGAGCGGGACGGCGGCCAGCGGCGGCCATGTGATAGATGTAAAACGCGACCGCCTGGTCATTACGGCATCTGCGCTCGGCACCGTGTTCGAATGGTATGATTTTTACATCTACGGCGTCCTCGCGCCGATCATTGGGCGGACATTCTTTCCTACCGACAATCCGACGGTCGAACTGCTCTATTCGCTGGCAGGCTTCGCCATCGGCTTCGGGTTCCGACCGTTGGGCGCTGCGCTTTTTGGTTTTTTGGGAGACCGATGGGGGCGCAAATATACGTTTCTCGCGACTATCGTCCTGATGGGCGGCGCGACTGCGGGTGTGGGCCTTACGCCGTCTGCGGCGAGCATCGGGCTGGCCGCGCCCGTCATCCTCATTTTACTGCGGATCGCGCAGGGGCTCGCGCTGGGTGGTGAATATGGCGGGGCGGCCATTTACGTGGCCGAACATGCGCCGCCGGGAAAGCGCGGGTTTTACACCAGTTTCATCCAGGCTGGCGTGATCGGCGGCTTCATTCTGTCGCTGGTCGTCGTTGTCGGCACGCAATGGGTCGTCGGCAAGGCGGTGTGGGACGATTGGGGCTGGCGTCTGCCATTCATCTTCTCGCTCGCATTGCTCGCAATTTCGCTGTGGATGCGGCTCATGTTGCGCGAAAGCCCGGTGTTCACAGCGATGAAAAATGCGGGCGAGCGGTCGCGAAATCCGCTGAAGGAAGCGTTCACCTATCCCGGAAACAGGCGGCGAATGCTGGTCGCGATGATCGGGATCGCGGCGGGTTTCACCGTCATCGCCTATACGGTCATGTTCCAGGCCCTCTATTTTCTGCAGAGCGGCCTGCACGTTTCGCCCGGCATTGCTCAACTGCTGGTTGGTGGAAGCGCCTTCGCGGGGATGGGGGCATTTGTCTTCTTTGGCTGGCTGTCCGATCGAGTGGGCCGCAGGAAGCCGATCATCATCGGCTATGTGCTCGTCTTGCTGCTGCTCATGCCGCTTTATCAATTCATGGGCAGCGTCGCGAACCCCGCGCTTTATCGGGCGGCGGACCGTGCGCCCGTCGTCGTAACCGGCCCCGATTGCAGCTTTGATCCGTTCGCCAAGGTCCAGCCTAGCGCCTGCGGGAAATTACTCGATCATTTTTCGAAGCGTGGCATTCCCTATGAGAAGGCCGGGGCTGAACGGACAGCGGTGACCATCGGCGGCACGACAGTCCAGGACCTAAGTGATGAAGGACTGGACAAAGCCCTTATTGCGCGGGGATATGATTTTGGCGTGGTGAAACCCGACTGGCCGCGCGCCATGCTGATATTCCTCGCATTGCTGCTGCTCTGGACTTTGTCGGGCGCAACCTATGGTCCGGTGGCGGCGCTGCTGTCGGAATATTTCCCGGCACGCATCCGCTATAGTTCGCTTTCGATCCCCTATCATATCGGTACGGGCTATTTCGGCGGTTTCCTGCCGCTCGTCAGCCAGTATATTGTCGCGCGGACCGGCGATCCTTATGCGGGGCTGTGGTACACGATCGTTGTGGTGGCGGTAGCATTGGTGACCTGTCTGGTGGCGCTGCTGGAAACGCGCGACGCAAAGCTGGAAGCGTGACGGCCTCGACGCTTGCGGCGTATGCCGCTATCGCGAGGCCGATGACCGCATTTACCGCTCCCCTGCGCCTGCGTCTTGATGGCGGCGCACTTGTGAATAACTGGCGCTGGCTTCAAAGAAGCAGCGGCGCGGCCGCATGTGGCGCCGCGATCAAGGCCGATGGCTACGGCGCTGGTGCGATTGAGGTCATGGGACGTCTGATGAATGCCGGATGCCGCGATTTTTTCGTGTCCAACTGGGCCGAAGCGGCGCTGCTCGAACCCCTGTTGGAAGATGGCGTTTCGCTCGCGGTGCTGCATGGCGTGCGGAGCGAGGACATGGAGGTCGCGTTAACATCGAAAGCGCGGCCGGTCCTGTCCACGTCCAGCCAGATCGCACGTTGGAAGGCTGCGGGTGGTGGCGTCTGTGATGTGATGGTGGACACCGGGATGAACCGGCTGGGACTTGATTGGCGCGGTGACGTCGCGGCTGAAATCGAAGGTTTGCATGTCGATGCGCTGCTCAGTCATCTGGCGTCAGCAGACGAGGATACCGGTCTTAGCCGGATCCAACTGGACCGCTTTGGGGCGTTGAAGGCCAGCGTCAGCGCACCGCGATACAGCCTGGCGAACAGCGCAGGCATTTGCCTTGGACAGGCCTACGCGTTCGACCTCACCCGACCGGGGCTGGCGCTTTACGGCGGGGTTCCTCGGGCGGAGGCACAGGCGGGCATAGCGCAGGTGGTCTTTCCACAGGCTCAGATTTTGCAACGGCGGCATGTGCCTGCGGGCGACAGTGTCGGCTATAACGCTATCTATGTTGCTGAGCGCGACATGGAGATCGCAGTTTTGAATATCGGCTATGCTGACGGCTATTTGCGGGGATTTTCGAACCGGGGAATGGTGAAGGCGGGGGATGTTGCCCTGCCGGTCGTCGGGCGCGTGTCGATGGATCTGATCGCTGTGGATGTGACGGCCTTTCCTTCGCTTGCTGAAGGAGACTGGCTGGATATTGATTATGCGCTGCCAGACGCCGCTGCACTTTCTGGCCTGTCGCAATATGAGCTGTTGACGGGCCTTGGCGCGCGCTTCGATCGTCTTTGGGATTGAGGATATGAAAAAGGCCGCCGTGCGTACGCACCGGCGGCCCCTTTCTTGACCTGAGCGTAGATCAGCGCTCGATGCACATGGCGACGCCCATGCCGCCACCGACGCACAGAGTGGCAAGACCCTTCTTCGCGTCCCGCTTCTGCATTTCATAGAGCAGCGTGGTGAGCACGCGCGCGCCCGACGCGCCGACCGGATGGCCGATTGCGATGGCTCCGCCGTTCACATTGACCTTTTCAGGATCCCAGCCCAATTCCTGCCCCACGGCCAGCGCCTGCGCGGCGAATGCTTCATTGGCTTCGATAAGGTCGATGTCCGCGAGGGACCAGCCAGCCTTGGCCAGAGCATTGCGGGTAGCGGGCGCGGGGCCGATGCCCATGATGGCCGGATCTACGCCGCAGGTAGCAAAGCTGGCGATACGTCCAAGGATCGGCGCGTTGCGCTGTGCGGC of the Sphingobium herbicidovorans genome contains:
- the mce gene encoding methylmalonyl-CoA epimerase, producing the protein MKLGRLNHIGVATPSLESSIAYYRDVMGATITHQPFDLPAQGVKVCFVDTPGENGTAGTQIELIEPLGENSPIHGFIAKNPAGGQHHMCYEVPDIHVAKAWFEGLGKKVLGEPRIGAHGTLIFFVHPKDMNGVLTEIMETPKEGAH
- the alr gene encoding alanine racemase → MTAFTAPLRLRLDGGALVNNWRWLQRSSGAAACGAAIKADGYGAGAIEVMGRLMNAGCRDFFVSNWAEAALLEPLLEDGVSLAVLHGVRSEDMEVALTSKARPVLSTSSQIARWKAAGGGVCDVMVDTGMNRLGLDWRGDVAAEIEGLHVDALLSHLASADEDTGLSRIQLDRFGALKASVSAPRYSLANSAGICLGQAYAFDLTRPGLALYGGVPRAEAQAGIAQVVFPQAQILQRRHVPAGDSVGYNAIYVAERDMEIAVLNIGYADGYLRGFSNRGMVKAGDVALPVVGRVSMDLIAVDVTAFPSLAEGDWLDIDYALPDAAALSGLSQYELLTGLGARFDRLWD
- a CDS encoding MFS transporter, with protein sequence MSGTAASGGHVIDVKRDRLVITASALGTVFEWYDFYIYGVLAPIIGRTFFPTDNPTVELLYSLAGFAIGFGFRPLGAALFGFLGDRWGRKYTFLATIVLMGGATAGVGLTPSAASIGLAAPVILILLRIAQGLALGGEYGGAAIYVAEHAPPGKRGFYTSFIQAGVIGGFILSLVVVVGTQWVVGKAVWDDWGWRLPFIFSLALLAISLWMRLMLRESPVFTAMKNAGERSRNPLKEAFTYPGNRRRMLVAMIGIAAGFTVIAYTVMFQALYFLQSGLHVSPGIAQLLVGGSAFAGMGAFVFFGWLSDRVGRRKPIIIGYVLVLLLLMPLYQFMGSVANPALYRAADRAPVVVTGPDCSFDPFAKVQPSACGKLLDHFSKRGIPYEKAGAERTAVTIGGTTVQDLSDEGLDKALIARGYDFGVVKPDWPRAMLIFLALLLLWTLSGATYGPVAALLSEYFPARIRYSSLSIPYHIGTGYFGGFLPLVSQYIVARTGDPYAGLWYTIVVVAVALVTCLVALLETRDAKLEA
- the scpA gene encoding methylmalonyl-CoA mutase; its protein translation is MTEKPTLDQWAAAAAKEVKGKDLNWETPEGITVKPLYTAEDVTVDPGLPGFAPFTRGVRASMYAGRPWTIRQYAGFSTAEESNAFYRRNLAAGQKGLSVAFDLATHRGYDSDHPRVVGDVGKAGVAIDTIEDMKILFDGIPLDQMSVSMTMNGAVIPILAFFIVAGEEQGVDRKLLDGTIQNDILKEFMVRNTYIYPPEPSMRIISDIFGYTSREMPKFNSISISGYHMQEAGATQVQELAFTIADGMEYVKYGVASGLDIDKFAGRLSFFFAIGMNFFMEIAKLRAARVLWHRAMTKLGAQDERSKMLRTHCQTSGVSLTEQDPYNNVMRTTIEAMAAMLGGTQSLHTNALDEAIALPTDFSARIARNTQIVIQEETGMTKVVDPLGGSYYVEALTQQLVDAAQEIIDRVESEGGMAKAVAAGWPKAMIETAAAARQARVDRGDDVIVGVNKYRLANEDLLETLEVDNSKVREAQITRINRVKAERDEEACEAALEALRKAAAGPQSIENNLLAHAVEAARARATLGEISSAMEASFDRYGTVPTPVKGVYAEPYAQDSRWKQVLDGVQAVERRLGRKPKLLIAKMGQDGHDRGANVIASAFGDMGFDVVSGPLFQTPEETVVLALDSGVDVVGASSLAAGHKTLIPELIKQLREKGRSDIKVIAGGVIPPQDYDFLRDAGVQGIYGPGSNVVECAADVLRLLGHNMPPAGLEEAA
- a CDS encoding acetyl-CoA carboxylase biotin carboxylase subunit, encoding MAITKILIANRGEIACRVMRTAKKMGIKTVAVYSDADARAPHVLMADEAVHIGPSPAAQSYLIADKIIQACKDTGADAVHPGYGFLSERESFRKALDAEGIIFVGPPANAIAAMGDKIESKKLAKEAGVNVVPGYVGVIEDTEHAVRISNEIGYPVMMKASAGGGGKGMRLAYSEQDVREGFEATKREGLNSFGDDRVFIEKFIESPRHIEIQILGDQHGNIVYLNERECSIQRRHQKVVEEAPSPFVSPEMRKKMGEQCVALARAVGYFSAGTVELIVSGADKTGDGFYFLEMNTRLQVEHPVTEEITGLDLVEQMIRVANGEELGFRQEDVKINGWSVENRVYAEDPYRGFLPSTGRLIRYNPPEEGTDATGAKIRVDDGVTEGGEVSMFYDPMIAKLITWAPTRLEAIDKQIEALDKFEIEGPGHNIDFVSALMQHERFRSGNITTGFIAEEYPDGFTGAPASETLLKRLSAVGAFAAMAQADRARRIDGQLGKRLKAPTGWQVKIGDTVHDVIINGDDVTVDGDPIDMALEYTPGDRLIEAEFGEEELAVKITPVRSGFVLTAHGASHKLRILPAHAAPHAKHMIEKIPPDLSRFLICPMPGLLVALHVEAGDKVEAGQPLAVIEAMKMENILRAQKAGVVKNVSAAQGESLPVDAIILEME
- the bioB gene encoding biotin synthase BioB; translation: MNQITPRTDWTRDEIAALFDLPFNDLMFEAQSIHRANFPRNEVQLSTLLSIKTGGCPEDCGYCSQSTEAESGLKATKLMDVQAVLQAAAQAKDHGSGRFCMGAAWRNPKERDMPKLIEMVKGVRQMGMETCMTLGMLSSDQAKQLADAGLDYYNHNIDTSPENYANVITTRTFEDRIETLENVRDAGINVCCGGIVGMGETRSDRIGFLHALATMPHPESVPINALVPVAGTVLGDMLKDTPLAKIDEVEFVRTVAVARIVMPQSMVRLSAGRESMSEACQALCFMAGANSIFTGDKLLTAANAGDDKDAALLAKLGMTAMQAQPHGHLEAAE